A window of the Besnoitia besnoiti strain Bb-Ger1 chromosome VI, whole genome shotgun sequence genome harbors these coding sequences:
- a CDS encoding hypothetical protein (encoded by transcript BESB_064920): MSLVPPQLQQLLQLSALANGCSQSRNLPERIDDANLGLSAFGTQGGLLSEPGNSAAGIGPSGNAASSRNNYSGSSNVSVVSGSCGTFPQLVVRSNDGAVGGKHGGHMYHGGSTRGSPAAYGCASPGSRETSPQQPGRTFVGNIPPDITRVSVKRLAERYGTVIGVEYDPQPGKWAYAYIIFATSTMADRAAGAMHGKRAFEHAEFHRLVSCRCAKDFPLTRLPLTKMDLPCLNTSPPSDGSLSSGNHGVHTPTPGLHGMDPRSTNNSSGVGVPMGQASPLTVGWALGGGSLSVSSATTPGGVAAPLSAASAASIVSPPINTNLGALHLGGTGQGVSSMCDASSSYSGMTEGVGGGGCGSSVSTAVGGSSILFSHQDFSCSISSPSQSASVRYAGSYASAETTTYSTSRSYQHGGVPGPQPSNLNADAAAAAFSGNAGSEAEGHTNAATGVLAALGGLGSRSAIQGMRIGPRRSCVLDPAVIQEQARKTTFTLLRDGPPGANLFIYGIPACWKELELMVLVGQFGHVVGIRVPPASSTVVPPSSNFPPGGPIGSSNTNTTLLSCCSYNRGFGFASYDNTSAAFEAFRQLSGLTVAGKALKIQLKNGEEHLLDSALKAMAATNAHLSAATGSSANLTFSGGTLGGAAPDAGHRGAVFFNAAHATAGSSLVSGRSWGRAASPLGRAHTGGPTSCMSPSWSTHGAGGAYHHTGNGLQFALSSSVSGMPVKHLAELSVLVAAAMNQQTGEKNIVSVEGPSGSLNEFGGGGTTGPSLAPTVALASSSAASECEVGGGRDAGKTSAAPDPFLAATAAGLSSLLAASGGSGKGTVTSQQQVLLQQAFSTMSAAQKQQLLRLLAQPTHQEAVRRFPTTVGAVGCGSHGKTGGRFAQQWVAGPDGLPGADSSGVDPGNGSSRALGLSLSLYRPSSTLRKFLIGELSHHQPSKAVFPPSEKTDLGSETRDSPLRQWHLQSRQAAEDSLSKADDAASNSAIATSSSFSHGTTGADARDGDGALVSNPAVNCGDAVGLPLGPQVAGASACGAPGHLGEWATFSGGAECLFGSLLGQHASGLRTSMDTEDRHSLEPSGDHFPFAEDDTHHVGYRGMPWFPAAPGEAGEGGNFAFGREDVSAPLPCNAAPGERPVPSRWPWPGGIPAADSDALSRRSSGGTHMVSASFSVAAAASEFCAAPMKMEGEEKGDGCASRATSCPVGDDFTGFSGSEAFPPVLPVCGVELPGGGEIQLGRGCTTAHTLVQQLAQCVSMLASPAGLFRQAGAPASLTLEEMESCRGEATGGGDGERRRRRDFGRKDHEGCNRATLAKEAEEESAGRSPSAESVPRCHEGHLEGASRVWEAAIGSGDSAGEEPQEGREERGCEAAGAPGEAESVVSLMCA; this comes from the exons ATGAGCTTAGTGCCTCCCCAACTACAGCAACTGCTCCAGTTAAGCGCTCTGGCCAACGGGTGTTCACAAAGCAGAAACCTTCCGGAAAGGATAGACGATGCAAACTTGGGGCTTTCTGCCTTCGGTACCCAAggcggccttctctccgAACCAGGCAACTCTGCTGCGGGCATAGGGCCGAGCGGTAATGCGGCATCCAGCCGTAACAACTACTCAGGTAGCAGCAATGTATCAGTGGTATCTGGGTCGTGCGGTACCTTTCCTCAACTTGTTGTGCGGTCAAATGACGGCGCAGTTGGAGGGAAACACGGCGGCCATATGTATCATGGAGGCAGTACTCGGGGATCTCCAGCGGCGTACGGATGTGCTTCACCAGGGAGTCGTGAGACGAGCCCTCAACAGCCTGGCAGAACATTTGTTGGAAATATTCCGCCAGATATCACTAGGGTGTCGGTGAAGAGACTGGCGGAGAGGTATGGGACGGTAATCGGAGTCGAATATGACCCGCAACCTGGAAAGTGGGCCTATGCCTATATTATCTTCGCTACCTCCACTATGGCAGATCGAGCCGCTGGTGCGATGCATGGGAAAAGAGCGTTCGAG CATGCTGAGTTTCACCGCCTTgtcagctgccgctgcgccaaGGATTTCCCCTTGACTCGTTTGCCGCTAACGAAAATGGATCTGCCGTGTTTGAATACCTCGCCACCATCAGACGGGTCCTTGAGCAGCGGTAATCATGGGGTTCATACGCCAACGCCTGGATTGCATGGGATGGATCCTCGCAGTACAAATAACAGCAGCGGGGTGGGCGTGCCGATGGGTCAGGCGTCACCACTCACGGTCGGGTGGGCCctcggaggaggaagccttTCGGTGTCTTCTGCGACTACCCCCggaggcgtggcggcgccgctgtccgCAGCTTCGGCAGCGTCCATCGTGTCGCCACCAATAAACACTAATTTAGGGGCGCTTCATCTCGGCGGAACAGGGCAGGGAGTGTCGTCTATGTGCgacgcctcttcttcgtacTCAGGCATGACAGAAGGCGTaggaggcggcggatgcGGCTCAAGCGTGTCGACAGCTGTGGGGGGAAGCAGTATTCTCTTTTCTCATCAAGACTTCAGCTGTTCCATATCCAGTCCCTCTCAGAGTGCCAGCGTCCGGTATGCCGGGTCGTACGCCAGCGCGGAAACCACCACTTACAGCACAAGCCGCAGCTATCAGCACGGAGGGGTCCCCGGCCCACAGCCCAGCAACCTGAacgcagatgcagcagcagcagcattCTCCGGCAATGCTGGAAGCGAAGCCGAAGGTCATACGAATGCGGCAACTGGCGTTCTGGCAGCGTTGGGAGGGCTTGGTTCCCGCTCGGCGATCCAGGGTATGAGAATCGGGCCGCGAAGGAGTTGTGTCTTAGACCCAGCCGTGATCCAGGAGCAAGCAAGGAAGACAACCTTCACACTCCTCAGAGACGGGCCGCCAG GCGCGAACCTATTCATATACGGGATTCCAGCGTGCTGGAAGGAGCTGGAACTCATGGTTCTCGTTGGGCAGTTCGGGCACGTTGTCGGCATCAGGGTtcctcctgcttcttctACCGTCGTGCCACCGTCGTCAAACTTCCCTCCTGGCGGGCCGATAGGCAGCAGCAATACAAATACTACGCTTCTGTCATGCTGCAGCTACAACCGAGGTTTCGGATTTGCTTCGTACGATAACACAAGTGCAGCTTTTGAGGCGTTTCGCCAGCTCTCTGGGTTGACTGTGGCTGGCAAGGCACTGAAGATTCAGCTGAAGAATGGTGAAGAACATCTGCTCGATTCTGCCTTGAAGGCCATGGCTGCCACCAACGCGCATCTTTCTGCGGCGACCGGCTCATCAGCAAACCTCACGTTTAGTGGAGGGACATTGggtggcgctgcgcccgaTGCGGGTCACCGTGGCGCTGTATTTTTCAACGCTGCTCACGCCACTGCAGGTTCAAGTTTAGTTTCTGGCCGGAGCTGGGGTAGAGCCGCCAGCCCGCTGGGCCGGGCCCACACCGGGGGCCCCACTTCCTGTATGTCTCCGAGCTGGAGCACCCACGGAGCAGGAGGGGCCTACCATCATACTGGGAATGGCCTTCAATTCGCCCTCTCATCCTCTGTGAGTGGCATGCCAGTGAAGCATCTCGCTGAACTCTCTGTCCTTGTAGCGGCTGCGATGAATCAGCAGACAGGAGAAAAAAATATCGTAAGTGTAGAAGGCCCTTCAGGATCGTTGAACGAGTTTGGAGGAGGGGGCACAACGGGCCCCTCTTTGGCTCCGACTGTTGCACTGGCCTCATCTTCAGCGGCCTCCGAATGCGAAGTTGGAGGCGGGCGGGACGCGGGTAAaacgtctgcggcgccggatCCTTTCCTGGCTGCCACTGCTGCGGGCCTGTCTTCcctgctggcggcgtctggcgGTAGTGGGAAAGGGACAGTGACCTCGCAGCAACAGGTTCTTCTGCAGCAAGCGTTCAGCACGATGTCTGCAgcacagaagcagcagctgctgcgtctccttgCGCAGCCGACACACCAAGAGGCTGTCCGCCGTTTTCCCACCACCGTGGGCGCCGTAGGCTGTGGGAGCCATGGGAAGACTGGCGGCCGCTTTGCGCAGCAGTGGGTAGCTGGACCGGACGGCCTTCCGGGCGCAGACTCATCGGGGGTGGACCCTGGAAACGGGTCAAGCCGAGCACTAGGCTTGTCTTTGTCGCTTTATCGGCCATCGTCGACTCTCAGAAAGTTCCTCATAGGCGAGTTATCGCACCACCAGCCCTCGAAAGCAGTGTTCCCCCCCTCGGAGAAGACCGATCTCGGCTCAGAAACGCGTGATAGTCCACTTCGGCAATGGCATCTCCAATCGAGACAGGCAGCGGAAGATTCGCTTTCCaaggcagacgacgctgcGTCAAATTCAGCGATTGCTACCTCGTCCAGCTTCAGCCATGGTACAACCGGAGCTGATGCGAGAGATGGAGATGGTGCGTTAGTGAGTAACCCCGCAGTGAACTGCGGAGATGCGGTTGGCCTCCCACTAGGTCCCCAAGTGGCGGGCGCGTCAGCATGTGGAGCCCCAGGTCATCTTGGGGAGTGGGCAACGTTCTCCGGAGGTGCCGAGTGTCTGTTTGGCTCTCTGCTCGGTCAGCATGCTTCTGGATTGCGCACGTCTATGGATACGGAAGACCGGCACTCTCTGGAGCCATCAGGCGATCACTTTCCTTTCGCTGAAGACGATACCCATCATGTAGGGTATCGGGGCATGCCATGGTTCCCAGCCGCTCCCGGCGAAGCGGGTGAAGGAGGAAACTTCGCGTTCGGCCGCGAAGACGTGTCAGCGCCACTCCCGTGCAACGCCGCCCCCGGCGAGAGGCCTGTGCCTAGCAGGTGGCCGTGGCCAGGCGGCATCCCCGCGGCAGATAGTGACGCTCTCAGCAGACGTAGCTCTGGGGGAACCCACATGGTGTCCGCTTcgttctccgtcgccgccgctgcatcaGAATTCTGCGCAGCTCCGATGAAGatggaaggcgaagaaaaaggtGACGGCTGTGCAAGCCGAGCCACGTCGTGCCCGGTGGGTGACGACTTTACTGGCTTTTCCGGGTCCGAGGCATTTCCTCCTGTCCTTCCCGTGTGTGGAGTCGAGCTGCCAGGAGGAGGTGAAATTCAGCTAGGACGGGGATGTACGACGGCTCACACACTTGTGCAGCAGTTGGCCCAGTGTGTGTCCATGCTTGCGTCGCCGGCTGGTTTGTTTCGGCAAGCAGGGGCGCCCGCCAGTTTGACACTAGAGGAGATGGAATCTTGCAGAGGGGAGGCGACTGGCGGAGGGGATggagagcggaggagacgcagggacTTCGGCAGGAAGGACCACGAAGGATGCAACCGGGCGACCCTAGCCAaagaggccgaagaggaaTCTGCAGGCAGATCCCCATCAGCGGAGAGTGTCCCACGCTGTCACGAGGGACACTTG